In Cinclus cinclus chromosome 33, bCinCin1.1, whole genome shotgun sequence, the genomic window CCCTTGGTTTCATCAGCCTTTGGGGCTATCCCGTGTCAGAATTGTCAGGATTTGGCTCTGACAGGGAATTTCCAGGTGAAACCCCAGGATTTGGGAACAGCGTGAGCTTCCTCTTGCCTggaattcctgcttttcatCCCAAAACAGCGTCACTCTCAACTCACCAAAATCACCCCAGTCTCCTCTGAGCTCATGCAGGCAGGACTCCCAAAACGGGGGGAAAATGCCAAAATTTCCCCCCAAGTTTCCTATTGCCCTCCAAGATCTGTACTCCCCCCagaaaccccaaattccctcccaaaaccccaaatcccccttcAGATTCCATCCTTGTGCAGGACACACATCTCAACCCCGCTTTTCCCTAAACCCCAAGcgcattttccccattttccccctcccaaatcccatccccgTGCCGAGCGCCCCTCTCAGCCCCGTTTCCCCCCCGGACCCCGAGCTCCTTTTCGCCGTTCCCCGCAGGATGGCGGAGCCGCCGGTGGTGCCGGTGTTCTGCACCGGCGTTTCGGCGCAGGTGCGGCACCAGCGAGCcaaggagctggggctgggccaGCACGACAACGCCGTGCGCTACCTGGGCCAGGATTTCGGGCAGCTGGTCCAGGAGTGCCGGCGCTCCGGGACCCTGTTCCGGGACCCCGCCTTCCCCCCGGCCGCCACCTCCCTGGGATTCCGTGAGCTGGGCCCCGGCTCCTCCAAAACCCGCGGCGTGGAGTGGAAGAGGCCCACGGTGAGCTTGGATCCACCCTCGTCCTCACCACAAACCCCCGTGGCTTTGGAACATCCCGAGTTTACGTGGGAACATCCcgaattttggggttttccccgCAGGAGCTGTGCCCGCGGCCGCAGTTCATCGTGGACGGAGCCACGCGCACCGACATCTGCCAGGGAGCGCTGGGTGAGGGAtgctcctcctctgcccctcacctggcaggattttggggatggtTTTGGCAGGAATTTGCCGGTTTTGGCCTCGCCCAGGTGACTGTTGGCTGCTGGCGGCCATCGCGTCGCTGACGCTCAACGAGACCCTCCTGCACCGCGTGGTGCCGCACGGGCAGAGCTTCCAGCAGGGCTACGCCGGCATCTTCCACTTCCAGGTCAGCCAGCCCCGGCCTCGGGGCTCCCTTCTGCCCTTTGGGGAGCAAACCCCCCGCATTTGGGGCTCCCCTTATTGCTTTGGGTCTCCTCTTGTCGTTCTGAGAGGCTCCCGCGTCGTTTTGGGgatttcttcatctttttaCGCTTCCCCTTGATCATTTTAGGGGATCTCCCACAAGATTTGGGGCTCCAATTTTGGGGTAACGCCCTCAGCGTTCTACAGATTTCCTCAACCGTTTTGTGTCACACCCctaattttggggggatttccccccccccccccccttattGTGGGCCCTTTCCCATCCCAATTCCTCATGTCCCCCTCCCATTGTGGCAACTCCACTCCCCTGCTGCGTTGTGGGACCCCAAACCAagcatttttcccccaaaatctccttcCCTGGATCAACCAGGAGATTGTTGCTCCTCAATCCCTCCAGATCTGGCAGTTTGGCGAGTGGCTGGATGTGGTGGTGGACGATTTCCTGCCCACCAAGGACGGGAAGCTGCTCTTCGTGCACTCGGCCGAGGGCTCCGAGTTCTGGAGCGCGCTGCTGGAAAAAGCCTACGCCAAGTACggcccctccccaccccctgTGCTCATTTTGGGGGAACAGAACCCCCCAAAACATCCCCTCTGGGTGGCCTGCAGGGTGAACGGCTGCTACGAGGCGCTGTCGGGGGGCAGCACCTCCGAGGGCTTCGAGGACTTCACGGGCGGCGTCACCGAATGGTTCGACCTGCGCCGGCCCCCGGCCGACCTGTACCAGATCATCCTGAAGGCGCTGGAGCGCGGCTCCCTGCTCGGCTGCTCCATCGATGTGAGTGAGCCCCAGGCGTTCTGGGGCAAAACCCGGCGGGGTCGGGGTCGTTCCCGTGCCCCGGTGACGCCGCGGTGGCTCCGTGCAGATAACCAGCGCCTTCGACATGGAGGCTGTGACCTTCAAGAAGCTGGTGAAGGGCCACGCCTACTCGGTGACGGGCGCCAAGCAGGTGAGGGTGACGCCGTTTTGGGGGGGAAATCGGTGGATTTGGGGTCTCCTGACGGCGCCGTCTGCAGATCCCGTACCGAGGGCAGGCCCTGGAGCTCATCCGGATGCGCAATCCCTGGGGAGAGGTGGAGTGGACGGGCGCCTGGAGCGACGGGTGAGGCTTCGTTAGCACCGGGCTCGTTAGCGGTAACGACCCGGCCCTGCtgaccccgctgtccccgcagCTCGGCCGAGTGGCACGCGGTGGAGCCGGCGCTGCGCCAGCAGCTCATGGTCAAGATGGAGGATGGGGAATTCTGGTAGGAAAAGTTCAACTCGAACCCCTTTTTCCCCCGCCTTTTCACACCTGGAAGCGAGGGAACAACTCTTCCTTGCAGGATGTCCTTCCGGGATTTCCTGCGGGAATTCACCCGCCTGGAGATCTGCAACCTGACCCCGGACGCGCTGCAGTCCCGCAAGTTCCGCAAGTGGAACACGCGGCTCTACGACGGCACGTGGCGGCGCGGCAGCACCGCCGGCGGCTGCCGGAACTACCCCGGTACGAGCCAGGGaacggccccggccccggcgaGCCCCGCGCCCGCTGAgcctcctcctctgccccctTCGCAGCCACGTTCTGGATCAACCCCCAGTTCAAGATCCAGCTGGAGGAGGTGGACGATGACCGGGACGAGGACGGGGGGCGCGAGCCCGGCTGCAGCTTCCTGCTGGCGCTGATGCAGAAGCACCCGGCGCCGCGAGCGCCGCTACGGCAAGGACATGGAGACCATCGGCTTCGCTGTCTATGAGGTACTGGGGTCAGCCACCATGAACTGGGGTCAACTGGCatcagtttgggtcagctgggATCAACTGGCATTAATTGGTGTCAGTTGGGGCCAAGTGGGGCCAACCAGCACCAGTTGGCTTCACCTGGTGTCCCCTAGGGTCAGTTGGGTTGAACTGGGGTCAGTCAGGgtcagctgctgtcacctgctgcCGTCACCCAGAACCAACCGGTGTCCCCCGTTTCCCCCACAGGTCCCTCCCGAGGTGGGTACCCCGTGCCAGTGGGGGCAGCAACCCcgggggtgttttttggggcCGTTTCGGAGCAGTTTCCCCGATGCCTGCAGTACGTGGGGAGGTCGGGCGTGCACCTGAAGCGGGAGTTCTTCCTGGCCAACGCGTCGCGCGCGCGCTCCGAGCAGTTCATCAACCTGCGCGAGGTGAGCACGCGCTTCCGCCTGCCGCCCGGCGAGTACATCGTGGTGCCCTCCACCTTCGAGCCCAACAAGGAGGGCGACTTCGTGCTCCGCGTCTTCTCGGAGAAGAGAGCCGGCACCGAGTTAAGCGTCGCCTCGGCAGCGCCGGCagcgcccgccgcgccccgcgcTCACCCCGCTGCTCTGTCCGCAGGGAGATGGACGACAAGATCCAGGCCACGCTGCCCGACGAGGTCAGCTGGGCTCggggggtgggactgggggtCGCCGGGGTGGGGCCGTTACCAAAGCGGCCGGTTCTGTCCTCAGAAAGTGCTGCCGGAGAGCGAAATCGATGAGAACTTCAAGCAGCTCTTCAAGCAGCTGGCGGGGCCGGTGAGGGGCCGGTGCTGGAGGACTTGGTGATGGTGATGGCTGTGACATCAGTGGTTGGGAATGATGTAATTTGTTGGGAATTACGGCATCGGTCAGCCGTGCCGTGATATTGGTTGGCGGTGATGTCACTGGTTGATGATGATGTCACTGGTTGGCAGTGATGTCATCGGTTTGCCGATGACATCGCTACCCGGCGGTGACACGGGGGccaccccctgtcccctccccaggacCTGGAGATCAGCGTCACCGAGCTCCAGACCATCCTGAACCGCATCATCGCCAAACGTGAGCCGGGGCCGGGACTGGGAGGGTTCCACCCCAATTAACCCCAGCCCCTCGTTAATTAAGCCCGGCCCAAAACTCCCGATTCCAGACAAGGACCTGCGCACCAAGGGCTTCAGCATCGAGTCGTGCCGCAGCATGGTGAACCTGATGGATGTATCCTGTGCCcgtgggctgggctggggggctcGGGGGGACCCCTGAACCCCCCTTTTCCttaaccccccctcccccagaaAGACGGGAACGGGAAACTGGGGCTGGTGGAGTTCAACATCCTCTGGAACCGGATCCGCAATTAcctggtggggctgggggcactggggacccTCCCGGcttctggggggattttggggtctctctCATGGGTGACCCCTATTTTTTgcgggggattttggggtctgtTTCCTCATGGGAGACCCCTCTCCTCCACTGTTTCACNNNNNNNNNNNNNNNNNNNNNNNNNNNNNNNNNNNNNNNNNNNNNNNNNNNNNNNNNNNNNNNNNNNNNNNNNNNNNNNNNNNNNNNNNNNNNNNNNNNNNNNNNNNNNNNNNNNNNNNNNNNNNNNNNNNNNNNNNNNNNNNNNNNNNNNNNNNNNNNNNNNNNNNNNNNNNNNNNNNNNNNNNNNNNNNNNNNNNNNNTTTCCTTTCCCTCAAAACTACACCGTTGCAGAAGTTGAGATGGAGCATTTTAGAAGCTCCGTAAACTTGGGGGAATTGTTAAAACCCCGCTGAACTCCTTTCAAATATAAAGCCTTCAAAGCTACAAGCACTTTATCATTCTTAAAGCCCCGTTAATCAACACAACCCATTAAACCCTGCTCACAGATCAGGGAATTCGTCCCTTTGGGCTCCATTTATCTTCCTGTGCTCAGAACGGGGGTAACAAAAACGGGGGAGAACCCAAAACCCGTGGAGTTCTTGGGGTGGGCCCTTCCTGGCCTAAACCACCCTTGGTTTTCttgtccctgcagtgtcacacCCTCCCAGAAATACTCATCCCGTGGGGGCCGGGGTGAGGTCGTGGCCTCGTTTGGCTCCGTGCAGGGCCCGGCCTGGAGCGGCCGCGGCGGCTGCAGCGTCAGAATCTTCGGGCACCCCGAGCAGAACCTGAGCAAACCCTACAAGTTCATGTTCCAGAAGGCTCTGGACGTCcgggaaggtgtccctgcaagGGGGAGCTTGGGGACACTctggggttggggtttggggacaccgGGGGTGGGATCAGGGGGTGTTTGGGGACACCGGGGGTGGGATCAGGGAGtgtttggggacactggggtcaGGGTCAGGGAGTGTTTGGTGACACTGAGGTCACCCCCAGTGCTGGCCGGGCGGGTGGAGGAGCTCGGGGAGGTTCTGAGGAGGCACCACGGCCTGGACGGCTTCAGCTcgacagctctgccagctcaggTGAGAGCCCAGCCCCCGTTTTGGGGTGAATCCCCCCCCCGTTTTGGGGTGAATCCCCCCCATTTTGGGATAACCCCGTTTTGGGGTCCCGCAGGAGCCGGTGACGGTGCTGGGACAGATCAGCTGTGATGGGAATGGGAAGCTCAACCCCAAATCCGTGCTGCTGGTGGGGGACAGGGAGCACTCGGGGGGGGCCCAGGTCCCGCTGGACCTCTCGGAGCTGCCGGAATATTCCCTGTTCCCAGGACAGGTGAGGCTTTGGGGGGGTCccccttctctccctgctcatttccccccccccccccccacccccccaattCCCActccttttcccccattcccacatTTTTTGCACAATTTCCTCCTGTTTTGCCCCAATCCTGCAGGTGGTGGCTCTGGAAGGCACCAACAGCACGGGCAGGAGGATGGTGGTGTCCAAGCTCTATGAGGTGACCCCGCTCccaggggggtttgggggggatttgggggggatttggggcattTGGAGACATCCCCAACTTTCCCCCAGGGGGTCCCGCTGCCCTTCCACACCCCCACGGAGCCCATGGCAGGTGAGACCTGGGATTTGTCCCCAGATCCCATTTTTTGTCCACTAAATCCCCATTCTTGTCCCCAGAGTGCTCTTTGGATTCTCCATCTCTCCATTTTGATTCCCCAAATGTCCCTTTCTGTCCCCAAACTCCCCTGACggcccccaaatcccacctcttttcccctcccaaACTCCTTTTTCACTCCCATTTTGAACCCAAGCCCTCCCTTTTTATCCCTAAATCCATTTTTTATTGTCCCCGAGCAACttttcctccccatccccccttttctcctccccacattcccattcccatcccacgACCCCCCTCATTTTCCATCCCTATTCACCCCAAacttccccattttcccccaaatcccctttttttctctcccaaatcccctttttcccccagagCAGAGGATGGTGCTGCTGGCCTGTGGCCCCTTCACGCCCTCGGACGGCGTCGCCTTCGAGCCCCTGAGTGACCTCCTGGAGGTCGTGGCCCGTGACCGCCCCGACGTTTGTGTCCTGGTGAGGGGACCCCAATTAACCCCTCGTTAACGATCCATATTTAATTACCCTCATCATCATTGACCCAGTCCTGCACCCCTCACCCTGACCCCGCAGCCTCGAAGTGCGTGGGAGGCTCCAAAcc contains:
- the LOC134055623 gene encoding LOW QUALITY PROTEIN: calpain-1 catalytic subunit-like (The sequence of the model RefSeq protein was modified relative to this genomic sequence to represent the inferred CDS: deleted 1 base in 1 codon), giving the protein MGVVDGFGGTLAVFSGAGIVLWCFLPSSRAPVAAEVRPGPALAPGAPAGAPGTQNGVKRGDFCPFTPKTMAEPPVVPVFCTGVSAQVRHQRAKELGLGQHDNAVRYLGQDFGQLVQECRRSGTLFRDPAFPPAATSLGFRELGPGSSKTRGVEWKRPTELCPRPQFIVDGATRTDICQGALGDCWLLAAIASLTLNETLLHRVVPHGQSFQQGYAGIFHFQIWQFGEWLDVVVDDFLPTKDGKLLFVHSAEGSEFWSALLEKAYAKVNGCYEALSGGSTSEGFEDFTGGVTEWFDLRRPPADLYQIILKALERGSLLGCSIDITSAFDMEAVTFKKLVKGHAYSVTGAKQIPYRGQALELIRMRNPWGEVEWTGAWSDGSAEWHAVEPALRQQLMVKMEDGEFWMSFRDFLREFTRLEICNLTPDALQSRKFRKWNTRLYDGTWRRGSTAGGCRNYPATFWINPQFKIQLEEVDDDRDEDGGREPGCSFLLALMQKHRRRERRYGKDMETIGFAVYEVPPEYVGRSGVHLKREFFLANASRARSEQFINLREVSTRFRLPPGEYIVVPSTFEPNKEGDFVLRVFSEKRAGTEEMDDKIQATLPDEKVLPESEIDENFKQLFKQLAGPDLEISVTELQTILNRIIAKHKDLRTKGFSIESCRSMVNLMDKDGNGKLGLVEFNILWNRIRNYLVGLGALGTLPASGGILGSLSWVTPIFCGGFWGLFPHGRPLSSTVVTPSQKYSSRGGRGEVVASFGSVQGPAWSGRGGCSVRIFGHPEQNLSKPYKFMFQKALDVREVLAGRVEELGEVLRRHHGLDGFSSTALPAQEPVTVLGQISCDGNGKLNPKSVLLVGDREHSGGAQVPLDLSELPEYSLFPGQVVALEGTNSTGRRMVVSKLYEGVPLPFHTPTEPMAEQRMVLLACGPFTPSDGVAFEPLSDLLEVVARDRPDVCVLFGPFLDAKHEQVESCQLLSSFSDVFKLCLRTIIEGTRSAGSQLVLVPSLRDVSHDFVYPQPPFPFPDLPKEDRARVLLVPEPCTLDIDGVVFGLSSTDLLLHMGAEEISSSSGISDRFTRILRHVLTQRSFYPLYPPSEELNVDFEALAAFAALPVTPDVLVTPSELRFFVKDVLGCVCINPGRLTKGRAGGTYGRVLLQRDRNGDRNGARKTRDNPGDSPRDSSGDIPGQNPGDIPRDTPRSSPCVAAQVVRI